The genomic stretch ACATGCCCGTCAAATTTTCTTGAAATGTTGCAATAATTCGAAATGTTCCCTTGCTTGAAAAATGTGAGACAATTTGATTCGGAGGATGTGCAAACTGAGGTCTAGAACCAGCTTGCTATTCATGTAAACTTGCCACTGAGTGTGGGTGGAAGATCTTGGTTCTTTAAGCAATCAACAGGATCGTCTTCGACATATTATCAGCTgaaattaatattattaagtaaaaaaaaaagaaacctacCTGTTTATGTTCTTCCTTTGCTTGAGTTACATTATGTATGTATGAGGTTAGTTTTTTTCTTGCAAATGAATCATGCAATGTGCATTCTCTTGCTGGTATCTAAGATCAATAGCGTATGCATATTTAGTCACATTGCATGATTCATTGTATTAATGGGTCCAGATGAGGTGAGTCATGATCTAATGTATTAAAGGTAGGACAGAGCATGCCGAGAAACCAACAAATCATCGTGAATGCAGGTCAGTGGAATTAGGTTTAGTCACTCTTTCTTGAGTTAAATTGAGAGCTGCCAAAGAAATTCTAGAGATTTATTGAAGTTGCTGAGCATCTTTTAGTAATTCAACAAGGCCTTGTACAAAATGGAACACCTTATTCTGTTCTTTATGTCACTTGTTCTCTTGTAGTAAGTAATGAAAAGATGGTTTAATTTTTCAAGTTCGCACATGTCTATTGCCTCAGAAAGCAAAACTAGTTTGATCCTATTCATGCCTTTCACTTCTGCTAGTGTTTATGCAGTATTAGTCGCTTCTTTTTGGAAATCTGTCACAAAAGCCGGAATTGGTAAAGGTTTCATCTATTGTAGTATGACATTCTGTTAATTCTCGTCTAAATTTCATTGATAAGAGATGCTTGCTAGGCGTCTGTATTTCAtcgatttgatatattttttggttAAGAAATGCACTTATTGTGTCTTTTAAttataaatctcttctttctactaTATGGTCCTTAGCAAAATCCATGTTGACATTGAGATTATGATTTCAAAAATCCACAATTGGTACCAACCTCCTCTCCGGAGAGACAAGCATTTTTCACCAAGTAAAAGGCTTAGTTTCATTGCTATAAGTTCATAGACCAGTTATGATTTTTTCTCCTGGTTGCTGATTGTTTTCATAATTATGGATTTTTCCCCTTAGAAATTGATGATATTAAGCCCTTGTAGACTTTTAAAATTCACACCTCCTAGCTCCAATTCTCCTTTGCTGGCCATTTCcaaattttcatcatcaaaatttttttttcattgaagCTAAAATTCTTACTCTGGTTCTACTACCTTCCTTTCTTTCACCATGATCTGTCAGTCTTGAGTTTTGTTCTTTCTTTCCACTATGATTTCCAAGATTGAGTTTAACAATTGATTTAATACATCGGTTCATGGTCACAAGCTTACAATAAGTTTCTGAATAGCATAATTTAAAAAAGCAATTTCATTAATTCTGAACATAATTGCTGTAGTGCATCAAACAAGAATCGGAAACAAACTATATAAGAGAAGTTGCCAATGAATCAGAAATTATTCTTACACTTCTTATCCTGTAATGAAAAAAATAGGGTCAACCTTTGCATATGCTGGGATTCACATATTATTTTTCTCATGTATCCACCCTTATTATATATCTTTAGAATATTGACTTGAGTTGAATAAATGTATTAATTTATCTGAAGAACTTGTGTTTAATTAGTTGATGCATGAAAGGATATTGAATTCATAGCTATAGATAATCCTAGTAAATGTGTAATAGGAAGAGGATGGCAGAATGCTTGTTGTGGTATCTGGATAAgacttttaattattttattttgtgtTTAGCATATAGAGGCCCCATAATAAAGTTGGAAAATAAAAAACATCAAATGACATAAATAGTAAATTTGGAGTGAAAGATGGGAGGTTTGAAAGGTAGTAGAGAagataacaaaagaaaaatagCAGAAGAATTCTAAATTAAGAAAGAATCTGAAATGAGGTGTCTTTTCATTGATCAAAATCTGTGAAGTATTTCTATCATTAATAAATTGCAGATGGGCTTTCATTAATGCTTTATTTGTACCTACTTGACCAGATCTAATATAGAGCAGAAACTGAAACCAAAATGAAATACTTCTCCCATGTCTTGTCGAAGTCTGTAACTATGGCTATTTTTGCCTACCTAAATCAGTTTGACCATCAGTCTTCATTAATCTGCATCTGCTCTTAAGATACAGCCACAGTATGCAACTGTACTTTCTTGAAGTAGGATGGATGTGTTTTCCTCAATTCCTCTACTTCTTATTCCTTCATATAGGGTTGTATGTATGATGCGATTCTTCTTTTTATGACTGATTCGATGTTCTTTTTACTGAAATGTGTCGTAAAGAATTCTTATTGTTAACTGTTATTATTATAGGCTGATATTAGACAGAGCATTGATTTATTAGACAGAATTAATTTCTTAGCCGATAAATTTCTGTTCATTAGTTCCATACCTGTTATGCTCCTTACAGCAAAGCAACAAGCATTGAGTGCATCCAAGCTCTAAATATCTCTGTTTTCTAGTGCATCTTACCTGGAAAGTAGTCTCTCCTGCATCAAGTTGTAATGTCAGGAAGGAATAGCAGTGTGTTTacatggcaaaaaaaaaaaaaaaaatccaaataaaaGCTCATAAAATATACAGTAAACTATGTGTCCTCCAAAATCATCCTCGTGATATAAATGTCGTTTGTTTGCAGGGGAACGAGCAAATATGTGCAATTGTTGGGGTGCCTCCGTGCGCAGTTGCCATCTGTATTGGCAATTAAGACGAGAATTCGAGGATCGTGCGCTATCTCGTCGGAGCCTTCGCACGTCACCATCGAACCGTTGGGCTGTCTACGTGATTAACATCATCATCTTTTAGCTGGACAAAGGACCGTCGTGTTCGCATTAACTGATATGGGCCCACGTCACCCAATCCCTTGATCCGGCCCATGCTCTCCCACTTTGCGATTCCGCCGCTCAGGTATGGACACGCGTTTCCTGACGTTCGGTTACTGCTGTTACTTGCATTGGACCTGTATCCGGAGTTGTTATTAAAAGGGCGAGGGCAGAGAGCAAACCCCCGCCGGACCATCCCCTCCATCCATGGCGCCTCATTTGCTCTCtttcgtcctcgtcctcgtcgtTATTGCGGCCGCGGCGTGCGTCCGGGGCAGCTCCGGGTGCCCGACGTTGGACCGCGATGCGCTCCTGGCCTTTCGCTCCGCCTTGTCCGAGAAGCGCCTAGGAATCTTCTCCTCGTGGACGGGCGACGATTGCTGCTCCCAGTGGTACGGCGTCAGCTGTGACCCCACCACCGGGCGCGTCGCCGGCATCTCCCTCCGCGACGAGTCGGAGGACCGCATCATTTCCCGCTCCGGCCGATCCCGTGGCCTCATGTACGGTCGCATTTCGCCGGAGATCTGCCGCCTGGACCGTCTCACCACTCTCATCCTCGCCGACTGGAAGCAGATCTCCGGGCCCATTCCTCCCTGCCTCACCTCCCTCTCCTTTCTCAGCATCCTTGACCTCGTGGGCAACCGCCTGTCCGGCCCCATCCCCAACGACATTGGCAACCTCTCCCGCCTCACCGTCCTCAACGTCGCTAACAACCAGATATCCGGTTCCATTCCCACCTCCATCCTCGCCCTCTCGTCCCTCATGCACCTCGACCTCAGCAACAACCAGATATCCGGCCCCATCCCCGGCGACTTCGGCAACTTGCGCATGCTCAGCCGCGCCATGCTCTCCCGCAACCGCATCTCCGGTAGCATCCCCTCCTCCGTCGGCCATATGACCCGGCTCGCGGACCTTGACCTTGCCCATAACCGCATTTCCGGGGAGATCCCCGGCAGTCTCGGGTCCGTGCCGGTGCTGTCGTCGCTGTATCTCGACTCGAACCGGCTTACCGGCCAGATCCCGACGGCGCTGTTTTCCAGCCGGGGGCTGGGCATATTGAACCTGAGCCGGAACGCCGTGGAGGGGGAGATACCGGACGTGTTCGGCTCCCACTCGTACTACACGGCGCTGGATCTGTCATACAATCAGCTGAGAGGCCCCGTGCCGAAGACGCTGCTGACGGCGGCGTTCGTTGGACACTTGGGTCTCAGCCACAACCACCTTTGCGGCCACATCCCTACCGGCTCCCCGTTCGACCACCTCGAGGCGGCGTCCTTCGCCAACAATGACTGCCTCTGCGGCGGACCGCTGCCAGTTTGCAAGTGACCCCGCGCGGTGGCGGTGTAAAGATCCCGGTAATGGTCGGTGAGCTGTGTGTGTGTGCTTACAAGTGACGCAATTAATGCCTTAGGGAATGTTATCATTAGAACTGCATTTTCGTGATTCTTGAAAAGCGTAGAACGGGACACGTCTTCGGATAATTGTGGATAATGTTGAAGAAGTGAACGGTGTTGCGCATGCACTCATCACCGTGTCCCATTGGTTGATTTATGCTCACCGGTTGGATTTGGATTGGCCTTGAGATAGCAGCTGTTGCAAGTCATTCTTAATATCTGATTGAAATGttttgtttttcgattttgcCTTTTGCAGCGGAGAAAATAAAAGattaattcttgaaaaaaaaacagCTActatctttataaaaaaaattaagatagcatgctagtttttttaaaaaaatttactggatattttttaaaaataatgatattcCGTAGTCATCGCTTTCATCTAGTACCATCGTTCTTGTCGAACCATACAAGTTATCGTTGGCCTTATTATCCCAACTCTCCTCCTCTCCTCATCAGTCCTATCCTTACTTTTCATAGCTTCTATGGCTAATGATGAAGATGCAAGCAGAGCAATCGAGAATGATAACAATGAGGATAAGGTCTCCGTCACAAGTCACCTTCTTGTGTGGTCATATTTGTATCGTGGGTGATGAGCGACCATACAAAACTGAGCTAAGATTAAGTGCATAAGTCAATACCTAGGCATAGATGTAGGATACAATTTAacgaaaaaagaaataaaattataaaaacgaTACGTGAAAAATTTCCAATGATAAGATATGGGAATTCGATCTAAGTGAAAATGGATGAAAATTGATGAGAATGTTGCGGAACTTTTCATGAAGTATATAATAATCGAGGACGTCAATGATTAGTTCAGCGGATTAAAGTAAGCGATTAATCATTGGTCACGTGATCCTCATCATGAGACGGGCATCGATGAAGGAGACCAAAATACTCAGACCTCGCCGCCGCATGGTGCAATACACGTACGTTCCGGAGTTGGTACTGTTGCAGTAGTAGAGATCATGGCCAAGCTTAACGTAGCAAATCTAATCTGGGCGGTGTTTTCTATTGAAGAAAGAGACCCTTTTTAGTGTGCCCCAACATCTTATTCATTCAAGTTAAaggcaatctctctctctctctctctctctctctctctctctctctgtggcttCTTCTATCAGTTGTATGGGCTTCGCAaaactgatttggactaattgtgGCCCATTAAAGCACACCAAAAGGGGCTTTCGGTAGCACAATAAAGCCCACCAAAACTGGGTTTTTGTTCGGGTTGGTGTAACTAAGAAAGGGTCTCCTTGCCCATCTTCCATCGAAGGCGATCGCGTGGGCGGCCGACTAAGAGCAGCGGCGCAGACAAGGGGCGGTGGACGAGCCCCGGGACGGAGGAGCGCCCCAAGGGTTATCTCTTCaaccggccgccgccgccgcccccggGGGAGTCGAGGAAGTGGGAGGATTGCGAACTCCCTTGCTACATTACCTCCTTCCTCGTCATCGTCAACGCCAAGCCCGATCTCATGCTCGAGACCTGGGCCCACCAGAAGGCCCGATTCTGTCTCGGGTGATGTGATGAAGTGTGTATTTGGATTTTAGGGTGGGTCGGATGGGATGGCAGGGTTCGTGTATTTTGATGTGGTTCTCGCGAAAGCGGGACAACGCGATCAAATCTAGACATAAAACATGTCAATTATGATGCGATCGAATTTAACATGAAGTATCCTGATGCACTCAAATTCGATCATGAAATGCTCCCTAATGATAAATATAATCAAATCTAGTGAGAAACATCTACAACGATATGATCATGTCAAGTGTCAATCGAGGATGATGCTATTAAATTTGACTATGAAGCGTTCACTCGTATTGATACAATCGAATCCAATTATGAAATATCAACAGATGATGATGCGAttgaatttaataataaaatattataaaacaatATTAGTTTAATGTAGTTAAATCCGatcataaaatataatctaaTCTGATGAATAATATGATTGAATCTAGACATAAAAGTATCCATGTAATTGAATTTGAGACAAAGTATTCCTcttgataataatatattcaaaTTTAGCGAGAAGCATCCCTTGACAATGATACACGATTGAATGAGGCTACGGAGTATTAATCAAccgataataaaatattatttgtcAATGATATAATCAAATTTAATCGTGACGAAATTTAATCATGAGGCATCATCTACTGAATAATGACATAATCGATGAAGCGATGATGACATGTCAATCAACCGATGATAAAATATTGTTTGTCAATGATATAATCAAATTTAGTCGTAACGAAATTTAGTCATGAGGCATCATCTACTGAATAATAACATAATCGATGATGATGACATGTCAATCAACcgatgataaaatattatttgaatAATAACATAATCGATGATGATGACATGTCAATCAACcgatgataaaatattatttgtCAATGATATAATCAAATTTAGTCGTAACGAAATTTAGTCATGAGGCATCATTCGATGATGACATGAGGCATCATTCGATGATGACATGATCCGAATCTTATCATAACACACCAAACGCTCTTCGACTAAAGCCAAATTTTGCAGTATGGCCTACCAAATTCCTTATCTTCGAACCACCAACCCTTGCGATAATTGCCAATCACCTACCTTATGACACACTCGAACGCTGATCCCACACTAACTACTGAACCTTGACGTGAAAGTAACAAGTTTATTAAACATGTTGAAGGTCAGTGAAACAATGCTGTGTAGCTAACGAGAAAAAGAAACAGTATAAGCTCAATATAACCCTACGAATTGGTTGTCTATAATTGTCGAATGTTAATGTGGTTACACCGGTGACCACATTCCCTTTGGTCGATGTAAAGGTAAGCGAATTCATTTGGTCCCGTGGATAATACATCCACAACTTCAACAAAAATGGTTGTCAGCGtaaatatcaagatcaaaaaacatTGAAGTGCAATCAGAGAAAGAAAACACCACGAGGATCAATAACAAAGTTCTTAAACATGCAAACATGAAGAACAAGACAGAAACACTACGTTGTCCAAACATGAACAGTGCATCAAAATCACCTATAAGGACTTCATTTTGACTGGTGGTGTGCCCATTGCGGCAGAAATTAGTCTGCTTCATCCACGACCTTGGTACCTAATCCCTTGAACCCCTCCGGTGGAACTTCCGCAACTGTGACCAAGGAATACAGTTCTTCTTTGGCATCCTCCTCGTCGTTCCTTTGGCGAGCAATCCTCACTCGGACTCGCCTTGGCACGCTTCGGATCCCCCTGCTCCATATGTGCTTGTTGAGCTTCACATCAACCCTGACATCTGTGGTACCCATGGCCTTCTGTGCAAACTTCTTGATCTCCTTAATTGCCTTGGGAGCCTTCTTCTTAAAAGTGCTACCCAATGAGAGAAGAGGAAGGTAAGAATAGAGGAAACAAGTGGCAGCAGCTATTACACTAAAAAGCAGTTGCCACAGCACATGATTCAGGATATTCTACATTTTCAGTAGAAAATTCATCTTGGGAACACCAGGCAGACAATGACAAACACAAAATCTTTCTGATCACAAGCACACAGATCTCGCTTCTAATTAATGTGCTTCTTTCCATCACAAACACACTCCTCTAATTTATATGCTGATACTTGCACAGTGCCAGCAGGCTATAGAGATGGTAACAGTTATGTAGTGAAAGAGTTGATGCAGGGCAAAACCAAAGTTAAGTGGTGAAAGAGTTCATGCAGGTAATACCAAATTAACATATGTTGATCTAACTTATATATGAGATTAATATTGGCTCATTCTGCACTAAAAAAAATAAGTTGAAGaatgtttacaaaaaaaaaaaaaaaagagaattcaAACACAACAAGGGCCTCATGTTGCTGTATGCCATGCGAATTACGATATGCACTCACATATCCAGGCAACAGAAAATCTTAAGAGTCATCAAATTTGTCACGATCCATCAAAAAATTTTAATGAAGATCTAAAACCTTGATGATTTTTCAAGAGGGTCCGAGATTCCTGCTGTTAGAAATAAGCCCATAGGTTGATTCAACCACCTGGTTGAGGTCATAGTGATGCTCACAACTCTTGCACTGTGCTTAACTGACTCCACCAGCTCATGGAGATACATGGTCGATGAAAGTCCTTGACAATGTTGGGGC from Musa acuminata AAA Group cultivar baxijiao chromosome BXJ1-3, Cavendish_Baxijiao_AAA, whole genome shotgun sequence encodes the following:
- the LOC135616490 gene encoding DNA damage-repair/toleration protein DRT100-like, which produces MAPHLLSFVLVLVVIAAAACVRGSSGCPTLDRDALLAFRSALSEKRLGIFSSWTGDDCCSQWYGVSCDPTTGRVAGISLRDESEDRIISRSGRSRGLMYGRISPEICRLDRLTTLILADWKQISGPIPPCLTSLSFLSILDLVGNRLSGPIPNDIGNLSRLTVLNVANNQISGSIPTSILALSSLMHLDLSNNQISGPIPGDFGNLRMLSRAMLSRNRISGSIPSSVGHMTRLADLDLAHNRISGEIPGSLGSVPVLSSLYLDSNRLTGQIPTALFSSRGLGILNLSRNAVEGEIPDVFGSHSYYTALDLSYNQLRGPVPKTLLTAAFVGHLGLSHNHLCGHIPTGSPFDHLEAASFANNDCLCGGPLPVCK
- the LOC135616513 gene encoding large ribosomal subunit protein eL31-like, producing MVEKGNKGRKEEVVTREYTINLHKRLHGCTFKKKAPKAIKEIKKFAQKAMGTTDVRVDVKLNKHIWSRGIRSVPRRVRVRIARQRNDEEDAKEELYSLVTVAEVPPEGFKGLGTKVVDEAD